One genomic region from Balaenoptera musculus isolate JJ_BM4_2016_0621 chromosome X, mBalMus1.pri.v3, whole genome shotgun sequence encodes:
- the ITGB1BP2 gene encoding integrin beta-1-binding protein 2 isoform X1 — protein sequence MSLLCHNKGCGQHFDPQTNLPDSCCHHPGVPIFHDALKGWSCCRKRTVDFSEFLNIKGCTVGPHCAEKLPETPQPEGPATSSSLQEQKPPNTIPKSAETLRRERPKSELPPKLLPLNISQALGMALEKKELDQEPGAGLDSSLIQTGASCQNPGCDAVYQGPESDATPCTYHPGAPRFHEGMKSWSCCGIQTLDFGAFLAQPGCRVGRHDWGKQLPASCRHDWHQTDSLVVVTVYGQIPLPAFNWVKASQTELHVHIVFDGNRVFQAQMKLWGVINVEQSSVSLMPSRVEISLVKADPGSWAQLEHPDALAEKAKAGVGLEMDEEESEDSDDDLSWTEEEEEEEVMGE from the exons ATGTCTCTACTCTGCCATAACAAAGGCTGTGGGCAGCACTTTGACCCCCAAACCAACCTTCCTG ATTCCTGTTGCCATCATCCTGGGGTCCCCATCTTCCATGATGCACTTAAG GGTTGGTCCTGCTGCCGGAAGCGAACTGTAGATTTCTCTGAGTTCTTAAACATCAAG GGCTGTACTGTGGGACCACACTGTGCTGAGAAGCTCCCTGAGACCCCTCAACCTGAGGGCCCTGCCACAAGCAGTTCACTTCAGGAGCAAAAACCTCCGAATACGATTCCAAAGTCAGCAGAGACTTTGCGCCGGGAGAGGCCCAA GTCAGAGTTGCCTCCAAAGCTGCTTCCGCTAAATATATCCCAAGCCCTGGGAATGGCACTGGAAAAGAAGGAATTAGACCAAGAACCTGGAGCAG GACTTGACAGTAGTCTGATCCAGACTGGTGCCAGCTGCCAGAACCCAGGATGTGATGCT GTTTACCAAGGCCCGGAGAGTGATGCTACTCCATGTACCTACCACCCAGGAGCACCTCGATTCCATGAGGG GATGAAATCTTGGAGTTGTTGTGGTATCCAGACCCTGGATTTTGGGGCATTCCTGGCACAGCCAGGGTGCAGAGTTGGTAGACATGACTGGGGGAAGCAG CTGCCAGCGTCTTGCCGTCATGATTGGCACCAGACAGATTCCTTAGTAGTGGTGACTGTATACGGTCAGATTCCACTTCCTGCGTTCAACTGGGTGAAGGCCAGTCAAACTGAG CTTCATGTCCACATTGTCTTTGATGGTAACCGTGTGTTCCAAGCACAGATGAAGCTCTGGGGG gTCATAAACGTGGAGCAGAGCTCTGTCTCCTTGATGCCATCTCGGGTTGAAATCTCCCTGGTCAAGGCTGACCCAGGATCCTGGGCCCAGCTGGAGCACCCCGATGCACTGGCTGAGAAGGCTAAGGCAGGGGTTGGGTTAGAGATGGATGAGGAAGAATCTGAGGATTCAGATGATGACCTGAGCtggacagaggaggaggaagaggaggaagtgatGGGGGAATAG